Genomic DNA from Equus caballus isolate H_3958 breed thoroughbred chromosome 10, TB-T2T, whole genome shotgun sequence:
GCCCCAGAACCTTCAAACCCCACCCCCCATCACTAGCCTTCCCTACTCCTAACTCCCTTCTACTCACTGCAACCATGGAGGCAAAGGAGgagatgggagagagaaggatTCCAGATTGGAGGGTTTTAAATGTGTGCCTTAAAGTCCTGAGGATCAAGAGGAAGCTCAATGGCAGGGTTGAGAGACAGATGGACAGAGATGGAGGAAATACAGcaagcagagagggagagaaggggaaggaggtagACAGATGAGAGATGAGAACTATGGATCAGAGACAGTACAATGGGAAGGAAGATGGGGAGAAAACCCAGAGAAAGATGGAGACAGACAGATAAAGAGCTGGGAGAGACATGGGGAGGGACTGCGTGATGTGACATCACTGGAGTCAGGTCTGGTGCAAAGAGACCCACAGCCAGGGACATCAACCCAgggcagagagagatggagagacagagagacaagaCAGAGGCTGGCTTCAGAGAGAGGAGGCCCCAGGCCTGCTGGGGCACAGCAGGTCAGGACTCGCTTTGGGCCCCTGGGTTAGAGGGATGGAGGGACTAGGGATGCCCCAGGGCTCCGTGGCTCCAATGCTTGGTTCAATCCCAGCATCCCCCACACACCCGCCGTGTGACCTAGTAAGCGTGTGACCTCTTGAGGCCCAGTTTCCCTTCTGTAACATGGACAGAAGAGCCGTGTCCACACCGCtattcctcccacccccagaatGGCAAGTGGTTAATGATCAAGCTGGGTGAATACTGGAAAATGCCCAGATTAAAGGGGTTATTTTTAAgggtaaatatttacttattaatataGCAGGATGGGTACAAGGCTCTGAAGCCAAGCTACCTGGGTTTGGGGTTGTCAGATGTAGGAAATAACAAGATAGCCActtaaatttgaacttcagataaacaacaaataattttttagtataagcatgTCCCGAatattgcatatatgtatgtatatgatgTATGTATACATGGGGGGGGGCGGTTCTGAATCATTTGAAGCAAGTTACAGACATAATAACACTTCACCCCTAAATATCTCAGTGTTCATTTCCTTATAGAGCATCTTTCATATGATACCATTATCACatctaagaaaattaataattctaTAGCTCATATTCAGTTCATACTCAAATTTCCCCGTTTGTCCCAGACTATTATAGCATGGAAGGGCATGGACTCTGGAGAtgaagagaagcaggaggaagccACCTCAATTTCCCCTTTCATAGTAAGactagtacctacctcataagaggattaaatgaaggcCCGTGGCACAGGTGGTGGTATGCAGTGagccctcagtaaatgttagctattattatcactGTTGTTTATATTGTTggtgttattgttattataatgGACACTCCTCAGGAGCAGCCCCAGAACGTGCTCCTCAAAGCCCTTCCCCGGCTTCCCGAACCGCCAAAGGAGGAGAACGCGACCAGGTCGGGGACCCCGGGTcagcctccccccccccccaccatatCCCCCCGAGTCCCCCTGCGGGTTGTGACGTCGACCGACCGGGGGTCTGGCCGGAAATCCCCCTTCCTGTTGCAGATAAGCCTGGCGCAGCCCAGCTGACCCCAGAccctcctccctcaccacccCCTGTGTCGCAGGATCAAGCCCCCAAGGCGGAGAACCTGtccacccagcccccagccccgcccgcaTCATGCCGTAAACACCCCTCTGTACCCCTGCTCTCGCCCAGTCCGCTGTTCCCCAAGCTCCTGCCCAAATCCAAGCCACCCCCGCAGCAGGACAGCCCCAGCTACCCAGAGGCGAGAGGCGGCGGCCATCCCTGGATAGGGGCGCGGctcggccccgccccggcccctgCAACTCGACCCCAGCCGCGACCCCCAGCTCTGACGTCTCGGAAAATTTCCCCCTGCCCAGGGGGAGGGGGTGCATAGTATGAAATGGGGCTGAGACCCCCGGCTGGGGACAGAGGAACCCGCCAGAGGTGAGCCATGAACTGGGGAACTTGGTGTCTAGGgacctggactcctgggtctgagggaggagagggCTGAGGTTCCTTCCTCTTGGTCTGAGAGAAAAGGACACTGGAGGCCGAGATTCCAGggtcctggggaaggagggagcctggactcctgggtctgagggaagCAAGGGCTGGGGCCCAGACTTCAGGGCTCCTGAGTGTCACCAGTTCACCCTTTGCCCTTCCAACCCAGAACGTTCACCACGAGCATCCATGGACTCTTGGAACTGGGATGAAGCACCACCACAGGAAGTGCCCCCGGAGAACAGGCTGTCAGGGCTGGGTAGGCCGCTGGGGCTGAGACAATGTGAGTGGGGAGGGCGCTCAGGTAGGGGCCTCCGCTGACCCTGACCCGACCCTCACTTCCTTACTGCCTGCAGAAGGAGCTGAGCTCGGCTTCTATTTCCCTGAACCGGCGCTCCAAGGGGCCACGCTGACAGCCGACACACGCTGGAAAGCTGGCAGTGCCCTGGGACCCGTGAGCGCTGGGGAAGAAGGTGAGGGGCTGGGTCCCTAGGtctgagggaggcagggggcgTGCCTGGACTCCGGGGGTTGAATGGGGGACCGGGCTGCAGGCTTGAACTCCCGaggtaggaggaggaggagggggccggGATCCTGAGTCCTAGGTCTGACTGAGTTGGGGCTGGGGGTAATAACTCTCAGTCCCGGGCAAATAAAAACTACTAGGTGAGCAGTTGAGGGGCGTCTATAAGCATCGCTCACACCCTTCCCTAAGCTGAGCTACGTTCTTGTCTCTCGCAGGGCTCCCGCAGCTGGACTGGGGCTCCGCACTCCCGCACCCGGAAGCCCCATGGGGGGCGGGTGAGTGCGTGCGGAGACGCGAGGGGACAGGAGGACTGGGGTCCTCCCCGTGGCTAGAGGTTTAGACTCCCCGGTCTTCGAAGGGGAACGGGGCTAGGACGGGGGACCCCTGTGTCCTCAAGGTGGCATGGCCTAGATCCGGGAGCCCGGGGCCCCAGGCGCTAGAGCTGAGAGCTGAGACTCCTAGAACCCCCAAGGGGGCGGGGGAGCGGGACACCTGGGCTCCCCTCACTTGGAGCCCGTTCCTTCTCACAGAGCACGCCCCTCAGGCTCTTCCATGGTCGGGAGACTGGACGGAGCTGGCGCGCACCGGCTCGGACCCTTGGAGCCGCGTCCCCCAGGACCTGGGCCCCGTCCCTGCCGGCCTGGGCCCCGCCCCCTTCGCCGGTTTGGAAGGGGCAGCAGGCCAGACCTGCACCACCTCCGCCGGCGGGGCCGGCTTGTGGTGGCGCGCCCAGGCCGCCGACTCGGCCAGCTGGGACTGTCCTACGGGCCCCGACGGCGCCGCCTACTGGGGCCAGGGCCCCGGCGGGGAGCCGCGCGCCGACTACACCACTGCGTGGGGCGGGCCTGCGGGCTCGGACCACCCCACCTCCTGGGACTTGGGGCTGCACGCGGACTGCACCACCGCCTCGAAGGGGTACCGGAGTCCAGATCTCACCGCTCCCTCCGAACCCAGCCAGCAGTCGGACCGCGCAACTTCAGCTCGTTACCCCAAAACCAACCACCGAGGTGAGAGGTCCGCGTGGCGGTCCCGAGGGAGGGAGGCCGCAGTCTAGTGAGGCGGGGCCTGGGAGCCTCAGGGGCGGGACCCGGGAAAccggcggggaggggcggggcttaGATGCCTAATCTCTCCAGAGAGGAGGGGGCGGTGGCCCTCGCAACTGAGTCCTGAGTGAGGAGAGGACTAAGACTCGGGTAGTCTTCTAGGGAGCAAGGGACGAGGACCTAGGCCCCTGGATTAGATGAGAGGAAAGAGATGAGGGTCTGGATGCCTGTGTCTCCGAGATGGGGCAGCCAAACTCCTAAATCTCCGAGATGCGCCCCCGGATGCCTGGGGCCCCGAGGCCAACTCCTGAGTCCCTAATATGGAGGGATCTGGATTCGTTAGTCCCCGAGGAGAAGGGGATGCGGCCTCCTGGGTCCTGAGTTGGGAAGACGTGGATCCTTGGACCTTCGAGGTGAGGGAGCCCGGAATCATCGAAGCGACATGGTTTGGGGCCAGGAAGCCTGAGTGTTCATCTGCCTCCACCCCCTAGGTCCCATTCAGCTGTGGCAGTTCCTCCTGGAGCTGCTCCAAGACGCGGCACGCAGCAGCTGCATCCGCTGGACGGGCAACAGCCGCGAGTTCCAGCTGTGCGACCCCAAAGAGGTAGGGCAGCTTCCCAAACCCGCCAAGTTCGACCCCAGTCTCCTCTTGTTCAACCTGGCCGGGTCCCCGGCCCCTCCCTCATCTCAACCTGGATCGGCCGGACCTAACCGGTCTCCAGACCAAACCTGAACCCtgtcccccgccccgcccctccactGCCAagccccgccctccctccctctcggACTTAGCCTGGCCTCCGCCTTAGGTGGCCCGGCTGTGGGGCGAACGCAAGAGGAAGCCGGGCATGAATTACGAGAAGCTGAGCCGAGGCCTGCGCTACTACTACCGCCGCGACATCGTGCGCAAGAGCGGTGGGCGCAAGTACACGTACCGCTTCGGGGGCCGCGTGCCCGGCCTAGCTTATCTCGACTGCCCTGGGTCCGGACAGGGAGCAGCGACCCAATAAAAACATCCCGTCAAACCTCGTCTGGCATGCTGTGTGCATCCTTCCCACTGATACTGACTAGACCTGTTAGGAATCCTAAGTGTGCACCATCACACGCACATCCCTCTGCCTGTGTGATCCCAGGATGCCTCGTGACCAAGACAAACCCAGACCCTTAggggacctactgtgtgctcacTGTGTAATGGGGCATGTAAAGGAATCAAACTCAGTCCCCGTAGGGCCTACTGTGTACCTGCATTGTGCTGGGGCTTGTAAAGGAATCACACCCAATCACTAACTTGCGAGTTTACCTACTGTGACCCCGTTGAAGAGAGAACGCAGGCTCCAAAAAGCGCTTCCTATGTGCCCTCCCAGTGATAGGGACCATCACAGAATTAGACCTAGTGCTTGCCCCCCAAAACCACTTACTCTGTTTCCCCACTCCAAGCTGGAGTACAGAGAACTCAGGACAGCCTACCCCATTCTGGGAACCACTGAACCCCTAAAGAGAGGCTACTGAGTGGGCCTCCTGTGGGCGATGCTGGGGATTCAGCAGTGACAAGAAAACTCTGgaccctgccctcaagaagctcacgGTCCAGTGAGGAGACAGACCCATCACTAGACAAGGACAGCCCGGAGTGGTCAGGGCTAGGATGGGGAAACTCCGGGCAGTTGAGGGGGCTCAAAAGAAAGGACCTGGCCTAGTCCCGGGCAGatgcagtcagggaaggcttcctggaggagtaAACAGCTGATGTGAGAAGTCAGGTAGGcaaagaatattccaggcagaagaaacagcatgagcaaaggcctggagatgGATCTGACAGCACTGTTCAGTAAACTAAAATATCAGTGTGGTGGGAAAAGGGACCATGGATTAGGTCACGAAGGATCTGTGCACCATGGTAAGGAGCCTGGACTTTGTTCCAAGGGCACAGGGGAGCCATGGAGGGGTTAAGCAGGGGAAAGATTTGGGCTTCAGGAAGAGCTCATTGAAGGGGGTCGACTGCAGGCATAGAAACAGGCAGTTCCACAAACAATTGCAATACTAACAAACATGGAATGTGTGAGAGGCCCCTGACCTGGTTAAGCCTGAACACTGCACCCAACATAGTATGTGGGAAGCTGTGAAGGCCAGACAGAGAGGAGGAATGAAAGGTCTCCTCCACAGCTCCCTCTTCCAGTCCTCAGAAGGCCTTTTATTCACACAagaaattcactcattcaacaaatatttatagtgcaTCTCCTATGTTCTGGGCACAGTTCTAGGTGCTGGACATCCAATGGCaaataagacagacaaaaattCCTCCTTTACGATCTTCTATTTTATCGAGGgagacaaaaagaaggaaatacaataAAAGGAAGGATATAGTATATGAGAAATAAGTGCTACGGAAAAGTAAACTAGGGAAAGGAGATAGAGACTGACAAGAtggcaattttaaatatttggccTGAGAAGGACTCACCAAGAAGATGATatctgagcaaagacctgaaggaggtgagggagggaggcagtggcaagaagagcattccaggtcAAGcagacagcaagtgcaaaggccctgagggggCAGTCAGCCTGCATGTTTAAGGAACTGtgaggaagccagtgtggctggagcagtgGGAGTAAGAAGAGGGGTAAGAGATGAGGGTATGAAGGGGCCAAACTGTGTAGGTCATTTGTAAGTACTTTGACTTTAGACTAAAAGAGTCAGCCCAGAAACCAGGGGAGGGTTCTAGGCCAAGGAAGGCAAACAATCTGACTGAGGTGTTAACAGGGTCCCTCTGGCTGAGTGGACTGATTGTGGAGGGCAGCAAGGAAGCTAGGAGGCCAGGGAGTGGGCTCCTCAGTCCAGGCTGGAGGTGCTAGTGGCTTGAATCAGATGTGGCAGAAGATTCTGGATATATATTTTAAGGCAGAACCAACAGGATTTCTTGATAGATCAGCTATGGGATGTAAGAGAAAGACAGGAGTCAAGGACAACTCTGTGACCAGAAGAATAGAGTTGCCATTTTCCGAGATGGACCAATTTCAGCCAGGCCCTTAACAGGCTCAAGCTAACTCTTAACCCCTTCTCTCTGTGATGAAGGACTTTCATTTCTGAGCCCTCAGCCACTCAAATCTTTGCTTATTTGTGTCTTCTGAGGTTTAAGGAAAAATGGTAATGAGCAGGAAGTGGAGTCTGGCACTCCTCATAACGGGACAAATGATCCTGAGAGAAAGACTGGTTCATTTTCAGTTCCCTAAGAATTGACCCCGTAATAATCATAATGAGGGTAGCGATTTTTGTGTTTGGTTCAGAGATGCATCCCCAACCCGAACAgaagtacctggcacagagtaagcgtTCAATAAATAGGTTCTGCATGAACAGAACACTTCCGCTTGGCTATTTTCCCCAGGCCCACTCTCCAGCCAGCCCCAGGACCCAGAACTCCTGTCTCCAGGTAAAGACAGGTAAGCGACGAGAATCTATAACCCGGCTGCGTCTCAAGTCAAGCCCTAGGTCGGAGCCCTTCAAAGTGCCACTTAAACTCACGATTGGGCCAGGAGTGATGATGAACAGGCATCCTGCCCAATAGGAGCCCGTAGTTCGCACGGATGGGCGTGGCCTAAGTGGCTTCGGGGCCCGCCTCCCTGTGGGCGCTCTAGCCGCACGTAAGACTCCCCTGCACTCCGGCTCGCCCCGCTTCCGGCCGGTCCGAATTCCGCTTCCGGTCCGACGCTGGCGTCTTTGCTGAGGGTCACATTGAGCTGCAAGCAGCTTCAGGGGCGTCTTTAGGTGAGTGTCGAGGGCTCGGGCACCCGGGGCCCCATCCCGGGGGACAGAGCAGCCGGACCCTAGCTTCCTCGAGAACGAGGTGGGGTTTCCGGCCCGCGGCGTCCGGCCTCCCCGGGCCCTGGGGTCCTGTTCTGTTAGTAGTCGTAGCCGACGATCATTTAGTTCTTCCCGAATGCCAGTTAGCATCCCAGGCGACCTATATTAATTCATCTAATCCTCCTtccagccctgtgaggtagggcCTGCCTGTGATTAGCCCTTTCTGACAGTGAGGCATCTGCGACTCAGAGGTACTAAGCTACTTAGCCAGCGACCAGGGTTTGGGCTCGGTGCTCATCATCACCGGGCCGCAGGTGTGGCCCCCGCGGcctgcctgggccctgcccaGCTCCATGGACTCaggccctcctcctcctgggacgTTGGAGGGGCCGCAGCGTCATCCGCGATCCGCCCTCACTCCGGGATAGCGGGTCGAGATCTCGCCCGGAACCACTCCCGACCGCGCCTGTGTCCCTGCGGCTGGAGCTCTGTGCCCCGCCTCCCCACGGCCCCCGCCGTCCGAAAGACTCTTCCCTGGGGCTCCATCACTACTTTGGATCTCTTAAATTTAACACTGGCCTGCTCACCTCTGTAACCCCGCGACTCCTCAAATTCTCTGGAGTAGAGGCAGATTCTGTCAGATTCCCTGGCAAAAACTGTGTCGCCTCATAAGAGGGATTATCGTAGAGATTTTTAACCCCGGGTCCACAGAATCGGTGAAATTCAAGGGGTGCTAGTACCTGAATGGGGGGAAAGTTACATCTGTGTTTTTACTAGTCTCTAATTGAAATGTAGCATTTCCTTCCGTTAGGAATGGAGGCAGTAACCTGAGTAGTATTAGCATCATCTGTGACTTTGTCAGCACCCAAAATCACAGGTCATCTTCTATCACGTTATGGTTGCAGATGCCGCAAAGTATCATTGTCATTGATGGTTACTTCATAATTGTGGTAGTTAATCCTCAGCTACATGTAACTGGTTTTCTTTGCGATCCTATGCACTTTTTTAATGCACTTAAACACGTTCTGAGAAGGGGTTCATTAGACCCCTGAGACGTTCATGGCACAAAGAGATTAAGAACCTCCAAAGTGTAGATATGTCTCTGATTGAGTGTGGCGCCCCCACTCGTATGCTATATGACCTTGGGAAGTCACTTAGAAACCCTGTCCCTTGTCTGTGAATCAGAGAGAGTTCCTACCTTTTAAAGTGACTATAGGAGTAAAGTGTGTACCGCAGTGCCTGGCCTGTCGTAAGCACTCCATGAATGTTAGCTAATGTTATTTGGGGACAAATAAGGCCTGATTTTACTGCCAACCCTGCTGTGACTTCCACACTTAATATCCACTCCCTTTGCCTCTAGGAGTCAGCACCATGGCAGAAGACATTAAGAGCAAAATCAAGAACTACCAGACTGCCCCTTTTGACAGCCGCTTCCCCAACCAGAACCAGACCAGGAACTGCTGGCAGAACTATCTGGGTAAGCAGGACATGGgcagcggggcgggggcggggggccctCAGACCTTCCCCTGGTCCCACACCTCAAGTCACTCACCTCTTGCCTCCTCGCAGAGGACCTGTGCATCCGAGGcctcttctcttttattctggaCATCCTACCGTGCAGGGCCCATGCCCCTCATCACCAGCTGTGTTCAAGATCTTGGCTAGGGTCACAAACTGACTtctatagtgatttttttttaaaagatttatttgtgtttgtgtgtgtgtgtgatgtaacATACAtacaagaaggaaataaaacgTAATGTGCAGCTAAATGAATAATTCTAAAGTGATTGCCCTGTGTAACTAACCTGGATAGAAAACTAGATGCTGCCGGCACTCTGAGCTCCCCTGCCCACTGCCTGCTCTTTCTTGAACACAACTCCCAACTTTCCCCGCTAGAGATGTGACCCCACCAACTTAGGGTGGTCACATTTTGCTTTTATCACTGCTTTTAGGTTTGCCCCTTTGTGAGCTTTATAACCACTGTGCATATTCTCTTGTGTTTGGGTTTCTTTGTTCGACGGTTTTGAGCATTTGTCCATGCCGGGGAACGGAGTGTGCTCATTTTCCTTGCTGTGCAGTTTCCCACAGTTTATCTGTGGACACTTGCGTGATTTCCACTTTGGGGCTCTTAGGAATGCCGCTACTGTAAACGTTCTTACAAATGTAATTTGATGTCCATGTGAGTACTTTTCTCTCTAGGGAATGTGCCCAGGAGTGGAATACCTGgagtaattttcctttttagttaaTTGCCTACTTTTAAAAACCAGATGATCCCCCTTCTGTGTTCCTCTCTAGGATGTCAGTATCTTGACATGAAGACCCCCTTCTTCCGTTGCCCTGGTTCTGGACCCCATAATCCCCACACATGCCCGTCATGTTTGTCCCATCATTCCCAACGCCAGAATTTTCCAGTTGAACAGTAGTTCTCTAGGGGTTGCAAAATCAGCTTGGTGAGGTGTGTCTAGCCCTTTTTAGTACTCTTGTATGCAGTCCTTGTGAAACTTACTttgtgcgtgcgtgtgcgtgtaTATAACTGGTTTTGAAGTAAGAAGCATTTCTCTGAGTTTTGATCAAAAATGTGTTTCCAGTCCTTAGTCTGGGCTGACCCTGACCCCTTTCTTCACAGACTTCCACCGCTGTGAGAAGGCAATGACTGCTAAAGGGGGTGATGTCTCCGTGTGCGAATGGTACCGGCGTGTGTACAAGTCCCTGTGCCCCCTATCCTGGGTACGTGCCTCCTACTGGGGCCCTTGGGGCGCTGGGGTGGGGTCTTAGCAGAGCGGGGTGACTGGGTGGGAGCTCATCCGCGAGGGCAGAGGAGGACAGGGCATCACACTGTCCGTGGGATGtggccttttccttttcctggaattgcccccctttccttccctttcctcctttcacCCATATTCTCGACCAGTCACCGTTCTCAGCCCAGGTGACCAGGGCCATCTCCTCGCCAGGTCCATCTCCCTCGTGCACTCTACAGATATACTCAATGCCAGCTTCCTGTCCCTGTGGAGCTCACCATCTTGTGTGATCCTGTCCTTtttttattatgaacattttcaaatatacataaaagtaGAGTAATTCAGTGACTCCAAGTTTACCTGTTACCCAAACTGAATAATTTCAAGATTTTTCCACATTTCCTTCATccatgccttttctttctcttttctttgctaaAGTATTCTGAAGCAAATCCCAAAAAGGGTCACCTCATCCCTACCTCCTTCAGTATGCATCTCTAAAACATACAGACACAGTAAGGCAGCCCTTTTTCCCTTGACCTGAATTGATGTTTAACGATATTCTATTCCATCACATCAAAGACCCCATTGACTCCAGGAAACAGTGAGAGATgtttgaatctttttctttttcttcttttttttttttttttgaggaagattagctttgagctaacatctgtgaccaatcctcctcttgttgctgaggaagactggccctgagctaacatctgtgcccatcttcctctactttatgtgtgggatgcctgccacagcatggcttgacaagcagtgtgtaggttcacacccgggatccaaaccggtgaaccctgggccaccaaagcggaatgtgtgaacttaaccactagccaccaggccagcccctagagagatgtttgaatctttttttttttaaaatgctggaaATGAGTGTAACAAACCTGCTAATTTCAGAGATGCTAAAATGAAAAACCATGTGTCCTAGAATTAAAATATGATACTGTTGTAAAAGTAAtagtgttcatttaaaaaaacaaagtgaatGTGAGCCGTGCAGTAAGATAAAAAGTAGAAGGCCTCCTGCGCTGCACAGTGCCCTCCCCTGCAGTGACTGCTGTCAGCTGGTCCCTTTTCTGTGAACTTAGCATACGTCAGCCTGTGGCCCTTTCTGTGTAGGGATGGTTCATGCTCTCTCCtgtcctgtgacttgctttgacttACTGGTGTGTCTTGGAGCCTTTTTATGACAGTGCATATAGATCTGCCAAATTTGTTTCAATGACTTACAGATGTTTTATTTAACTGGTCCCCTTTTGATGGAGATTATGTTCtaatctttcagtattttaagcATCTTTGGGGCTCGTTTCTCGAGAACAGATTGCCTTTATGGCCCTCTTCCTCAGCTCACTTGgttttcctcccacctctctgGCCACACTGTCTCAAGTGTCTTTGACGACCCCGTGCCCTCCCAAATTTCTCCTTGTCCCTGGGTGATCTTGGGTAGCATGATGTTCTGATCCCATAACATCCCCCCTCCAGACTTGGGGCCTGCATTGGGCGCGTGCTGGATAGGGTCCCAGTGTCGCTGCCCACCCCAGTCCCCATGACGTGGACCTGCCCTTAACTGGGAGCATTGGGTTGTGTGGTTCCTTTCCTCAGGTCCCGGCTGTGTCTGCCCCGTGAGGGCTGGATATAAATGTGCAGACCCCTTTATACACAGCAGCCCTGGCTCCTTTATTCCAGAAACTTGGTGAAGTAAAAATAAGtgttttgttattgctgttgtttctttttggggtttttctgcttttttttatgtgtgtgtggaagattagccctgagctaacatctgctgccaatcctcctctttttgctgaggaagacaggccctgagctaacatccgtgcccatctttttgttttttataagccGTATAGTCACTTcacagaaacttaaaaaaaatagaggaaggggcAAAAAAAGGTTCCTCATCCTCCTGACCTTGCAGGTAATATTGTAGCATCTTCCAGATGTTTCCTGTGTATCTTTTTTTGATTAGTCTCTAATCCTAACGTGTATTTTGGGAGGAGTGGGGGTGACAGTCAAGCACTTTTTGTATATgaacatttaaaacatattttccaatcatcctttattttctggtttaaaaaatctttagttTCTCCATTGGAAAATAGCATTGGCTTTTTGTAGACTCTTCAGAAGGAGAGATTTATATAGTGTAGAAAGTGAAAACTCCCTAGGCCTCCCCTTCTGAGCCCTGAAGTTAACTTTCCGTAGTCATTTGTTGTAagtcctccccttccttctctgtgtgCTACTGTATGTGTAGGAGTGTGTTTATATACTTTGAAAATACAGATATGGGGCCTgcgccatggccaagtggttaagttcgatcgctctgctttggcggcccagggtttcgccagttcagatcctggtcgcggatgtggcaccgctcctcaggtcatgctgaggcggcgtcccacatagcacaaccagaggcactcacacctagaacatacaactgtgtactggggggttttggggagaagaagggaagaaaaaggttggcaacaggttagcacaggtgccagtctttgaaacaaataaaataaaatacagatatgGATCATACACTAGATACTGTTTTGACTTCgctttttttacttaacatgCATTGTATACCTACTTTCATGTCGGTACAGGCTGCTCAATTATTGTGTAGCCGTCATCTTTAACAGTTAAAAATACTCCCCCTTTAGCTGGACTGTCT
This window encodes:
- the ETV2 gene encoding ETS translocation variant 2, which translates into the protein MDSWNWDEAPPQEVPPENRLSGLEGAELGFYFPEPALQGATLTADTRWKAGSALGPVSAGEEGLPQLDWGSALPHPEAPWGAEHAPQALPWSGDWTELARTGSDPWSRVPQDLGPVPAGLGPAPFAGLEGAAGQTCTTSAGGAGLWWRAQAADSASWDCPTGPDGAAYWGQGPGGEPRADYTTAWGGPAGSDHPTSWDLGLHADCTTASKGYRSPDLTAPSEPSQQSDRATSARYPKTNHRGPIQLWQFLLELLQDAARSSCIRWTGNSREFQLCDPKEVARLWGERKRKPGMNYEKLSRGLRYYYRRDIVRKSGGRKYTYRFGGRVPGLAYLDCPGSGQGAATQ
- the COX6B1 gene encoding cytochrome c oxidase subunit 6B1, with translation MAEDIKSKIKNYQTAPFDSRFPNQNQTRNCWQNYLDFHRCEKAMTAKGGDVSVCEWYRRVYKSLCPLSWVSAWDDRRAEGTFPGKI